In Chelmon rostratus isolate fCheRos1 chromosome 21, fCheRos1.pri, whole genome shotgun sequence, the genomic window gttttctcttatTGTATATCTCCAAAAAAGGCAATTTgctatgtatttatttacataccttctatatttatattcatgaatTCTAAATGCATATCTATTTAAGgtatctatatctatattttggctacatatatttacatttaccATAATTGTAATAAATTTGAGGTGATTGGAACTGTAGTAACCCACTGAAGTAGCATGTCAGCCTGTTCAGAATTTGGCTATTTGAAttgtcagtcatctgcaaactcAGTTGCGATTGGCTCGATCCTCATATATCCTTCCGCTCAGATTTTAATTGGCTTTTCCGGTTACTAAGCTTCATGTGGCAGTTCATGATTGGTCagtgaggtgtcatttgaaACTGGACGCTCCACTGACTAACTGGAGACAAAATGGTGTCCTTAAACATTTCTGGAACTTAGaaagggaaaagacagaaaatgagcagaagaagagcaCATCAGCAGCTAAATTGAAAGGAGGAAATacctttctgtggattattatcttGTTTTGGACTAAAactttttactgcagtggatttTCTGGACCTTTGTGGATGTTTCCTGGCCGTTTTTGTCCGAGTGTCACCAATGAGTGTTATCaatctgtggatcactgagagacgtaATCGGTGAGCTGTCTCAATGTTGCGTCAATCTTAAAGTACATTGTCTACTCTTGCCGTTTGTTGATTTTCAAAAAATTTCCAAATGTAACTTTTCACCTCTTTGAGCAACAGAAATTAAACTTCCGCCACCACCATTGTTTTTGGGTTGCAGCAGAAATCTCAGTGATCACTTGGGCAACAGGTCAAAACACCTGAATGACAGTTCATTCATCAGGACATTGTTCCAAATCACCAAAATGTCTCCAAACGACATGATGACAAAAGTCCCAAAATGTTCATGCTTAACACAACTGCAAAACATTCACTGTAAACCAATATGACTTGTTttatatcatgtttttttttttttttttttttttaaataaaaatacctGATTAAGTTAAAATGAATATTGAGTACATGGTTAAAAGAAGACAACATTAACTGGGGACTGGATTTGAACCTCTGTCTCTAATGTTAGAATTTTCAGTTTCTGCCcacctttaaaatgtcacactacttcctgctttgctaATGTCATTTGTCATTCATGTGAAATGTCATGAAATATGCGCTCTGAGCCAATGACAGATGCTTTTCAGTGAAGGACAATATCCAGGATGTCTTTTATGTGCTTCCTTGAACTGTCCATAAagtatgtgtgtctttatttgaACAACTGCATCAGATAGGATACACTTGTCTCCACTCCGTGGAGCTTTGTCTTTTCGTTCGATCTGGCACCTGCTGAGTAGCAGTCAGGGCTGAATAGGAGCGGAGTCTGGGGGACATAACCAGGTGTTTGAACAGGTGGCAGGCAGACAGGGGACATGTGGCTTGTGGCGGTTACCTGCTCTTTAATGTCCTCACCCCCTTCTGGTCCCAcctcacccctctcctccctgacAGCTCTGTAGTGAAGGCTCCAGCACAGTTCCATTAAACTTTAATCAAAGCCTGCTCCGCCATCTTAGCATCGCATTACGGACTTAACTGTTTATTCAGTCGTCTCCTTGACCCCCACTGTCTTAACCAGTGTAAGGTCGCTGCCGCTACACGCTCTCTCACACCACCCTCTGTTATTGTCAGGCAGCAGGAGACATCTTCAAAGAAACAGCTCGGATCTACATCTGCAGACGGACTCTCAGAACTCAGTGTGGGACGACCGCAGGGTGACATGAGCAGATTGACACGGTGACACACAGGGGAACTAACACAGTGTCTCTTACTgttacagtaaacacagcaaGGACTGAAAGGGGATGAGAGCAGGCAGGTGGCGTgcattaaactttaaacttaaaTGGGTGGTCAGAGGAGTAAATGGAAGAGCCATCTAAAGATGTATATATATGCTGTACTTGagactgcattaaaaatgtttgtgatATTTAGAAAGATTTCACAGACTGAATAAGTTATAAAGCTTTGTAAGGACTTTCATCACACACTTCAAATAAGTAAGCCGCATTAAATCTCAGTCTTTTTACACAGAGGAACTAGAAAGAAGCTAACAGCCGTGACAAGTTATGGCCTTATAAAGTAGTTATGGCTGCTAGCAAACAAATGTTTGTAGCAGACacatcatgtttgtgtccatctGATTACTTTAAATCAAGTATCCAatcttcttttagctctggtttggtctccaccagctcctgagagaGATATTCAGCTGCTATGTTCACCAGTTGATGTCTAACTGTGCCTGTCTGCTGCGTGGCGCTGGGCAGAGAGTGTACAGTAGATCAGATCTTATTATATACACCGATATGGAAATATAGGCctcagtgtaaaaatgacaaatcacAGGTAAACATTATTAATTTTTGTCCTTTTCGTGCTTCAGGTTTTGTGTGGAACAAACAAGACAggacatgttaattaatgagctttaaagGTTCTGGTGAGAAGAACAGAGTGGCTTCCAAATTTTCAGTAAAGGCTAaacaaagctaagctaaccagctagaAAAATTAGCTGAAAGCTTGAAGCtcagttttgatttatttgtttgcacTTGAGAACTTGTGCCATAAGAATGTAAAACAATGTCTGGAATTTTAAGTAgaagttttgtgtgtttgtgtgtgtttgatgatcTCTGTATTAGCTTCAATAACCGATaaagtttatatatataaaacttgAATGCCTGATTTTGATGTTATGCTTGTTAGACAGTCGTCACCAGTTTCTGGTGTAAACCAGCCTTAATCGTGGTTGCaccttattttttaaatcaggaGTTAATGTTGAGTTATTAACCCAGAACAAATTACTGCTGCAGGAAAAATCACATTGACAGAGTAGCTCTCTTTACCCGAGAGTGCGAATTAAAAACGATATACACGTCAGCAACAGCCCGCTCATTCAAAACTTAAAATCAGGTTGAAAGATCTCTTATTTTTGAAACAGTAAATTTGAGTCCTGTCGCAGCAAATGGAAATGTACTAGATGACGTCTCAtgcatgagagtgtgtgtgtgtttgtgcagaccATCAGGCTAATCTGTGGTTTGTTTAGCCAGAGCTGAGGCCATGTTAGCGATGTAGCGGTGGGCTGTTTGAAGAGCAGGGTCTTCACTCCTGCAGCTTAAACAGCAAGCTTTCATTTAAGGCTCCATCGAGTTGCatttcatgaaaaataaacactctGCGCAGCAGCTGTGGTTTCTGTGCCTGCGAGCCCGCCGTGGGGACGGATTGGCTGCGCTCAGCTGGTTGAGTCGTCTCTTGGACATTCAGCATCGTTCCGATAGCAGCCACTTCAAATTAAAACGCTTGATTCTTCCGATTTGCTGCTTCCAGAGGGGATGTCATGGTCGGGTCAATAAAGGAGATTGAAGCAAACTTTAAAGGATTAAAATGGCTTtccttgatttttttcccccttctgtGTACCAACCAATCATCTAACTACTGAATAAATCAGGAAACAAACTgttattcttttcttcttttctcgtaacaatttaaaaaacatgttgtcaCATTACTACCATGtatggaaaagagaaaatacccAATACCTactttgttttgtcaaattcttctgaagaaaaataaatacactgtcATCTTATCTGATTTACATGGACAAACAATACCGACGACACATCATAATAGAAAAAACATACATGAGTTCATTTCAGGCCCTTTGAGAGAGCTCCAGGGCGGACTGGCAGCTGTCCACAGTCGAAGCTGGAGCGCAGTGTGCGTCCCTGGGGTCAGGAGTGCTCAGGGACCGTGGGATGATGGGTGTTTTGGATTAAGAGGAGGGGGCACAGGGTCATGAGGGCTTTCTGGCCCTGTGAAGTGACAAGCGGGTGGAGTCGCGCTGCAAGCGCTTGTGGTTCCCACtgtacagagaggagatggaggcgTTGGTGGGGGGGTGCTGTTGCGGCAGAGCGCGCCGAGGGTACAGCGGACCCCCCCTGAGCAGCACGACGTCCCGCACGGCACTGCGAAAGGGCTTGCTGACGAAACAGTAGAGGAAGAAGTTCACGGCCGTGTTGAGCATGGCCAGCATGTTGGACAGGTCGTAGGCCAGGTGGACGCGCCAGTCCCTGTGAACTGAGGACACGTACAGGTGGTAGATGACCACGACAGTCCTGGGAGCCCACAGCACGGAGAACGCGGAGGTGATGGCCAGCAGCATGGCCGTGGTCTTCCCAAGCCGCCGAGGGGGCGCTGACTTCCGCCCACGCTCCTCCTGGTGGCGCTGCTGCGTCTGCGTTACCCTCAGCGTGTGGATTATCAGAGAGTTCAGCACCAAGAAGATGCTGCAGGGCAGGAAGTAGATGATGGTGACATGAGTCCATATGAGGACGGTGTCCAGCGCTGTGGGCGGGTGGCTTTCCCTCCACATGTCCGACCACCAGAAGAATGGCATGCCTGATATGAACGACAACACCAGGACCACCGCGATGATCTTCCTGGCCCGGGCCGGGTAGCTGATCTGGCGGTGCAGGAGGGGGTGGCACAGCGCCACATAGCGGTCCACGGTGAGGGGTACGGTGGACCAGATAGCGGCGTGATTGGC contains:
- the gpr142 gene encoding probable G-protein coupled receptor 142, translated to MIDWPNVTASGHRELGLKPEELQKSKCVLGFIPVIYYSVLLCVGVPVNILTAVALSRLASRTKKTLYYYLLAVTGSDILSQLFIIFVGFLLETAVFHRDVPALLLHSVSAAEFAANHAAIWSTVPLTVDRYVALCHPLLHRQISYPARARKIIAVVLVLSFISGMPFFWWSDMWRESHPPTALDTVLIWTHVTIIYFLPCSIFLVLNSLIIHTLRVTQTQQRHQEERGRKSAPPRRLGKTTAMLLAITSAFSVLWAPRTVVVIYHLYVSSVHRDWRVHLAYDLSNMLAMLNTAVNFFLYCFVSKPFRSAVRDVVLLRGGPLYPRRALPQQHPPTNASISSLYSGNHKRLQRDSTRLSLHRARKPS